The genomic region AATTTCTATTGCAAGGAATACATTTTGGCTGCGACTTTGTCTGGGGCTCATAAAAAATCCTGCGACGTATCGCAAGCTTATACGACTCAGATTTTTTACTACCCATCCTCGTCTCGCTTAAAATCTATTCCTTTCATGACGAAATTTGATTGGGTGACAGCCCCCGAGCAGTATTCGGAGTTATTTTACTGCTTAGTGGGCATAGAAAATCTTGAATTTTGATAATAAGTTCTATACTGTCACGGTCAGTATGTGGGTTGTAAAGATTCAACAGATAGGCGATGAGCTCGGCATAATTTTGCCTGAAGAAATAACTAATGCCTTTGGTCTAGTAGCCGAAGGAGAGTTTGATGCAGTAATTGATGGGCGCAATTTAGCCATTGACCTTATTAAGCAAACGAATCAAGAAGAGTAATTTATTTTTAGTTCAAGGTTTATTGCCCTAGCTACAAAGTCGCTCAAGTGCCTTGGGATATTTAAATCCTTTGACGTCACCCACGGTAACCGCTGTCCAGCCCTTGGGTTTAAGAATTTGGTGGCTTAATTCAATCAGGTGCTTGAGGTTTACGTTATCGAGTTTTACGAGCACTTCTTCGAGCTCGATATAGCGCCCAAAGATTATTTCCGTCTCGATTAGTCGCCAGAGTTTGGTGGAAAGACTTTCACTGGCAAGTAAAACTTGCGCACGAAAGCACGAGCGCGCCCGAGAAAACTCCTCCTCGCTGATGTCGCCTTCACGAATCAAGCGCAGCTCCTCGGCAATTAAATTTAGCGCATCGCCGTATTCCTCGCGGTTAAAAGTGCCAGATATCACAAAGGCGCTACGCGTAGAGTAAGAATCAAGAAATGTAAAAAGCGAATAAGCAAGCCCACGGTCTTCGCGCACTTTTTGAAATAACCTCGAGCTTGATCCCTCACCGAGCAGCATGCTGAGTAAATTTGTGGCGATAAAATCTTCATGTTTAAGGCCAGGTGCTTTAATTCCGAGAGCTAAGTAGCACTGCGAAGAAGGGTGCATGCGAATTGCCTGTCCAGAGCCAACACTTTTAGGGATTTTTAATTCAAACGCTTCACCACTAGGAAGGCTACCGAAAAGGGCCGCAATTTTTGTTGTTAAGTCGAAATTAATATTGCCCGCCGCGCCAATCAGGATGCGCTTGCCGCAGAGCATTGCTTTGATACGCTTGTAAGTCATCTTTAAGCTAAGCTTAGGGACGGATTTAATTGTGCCAAAAACTGGTTTTGCCAATGCCCCGGTCAGCCAAAAGCATTCGCTGAATTCTTGTGTGAGGACATCAATTGGATCATCTTGGGCTTCGAGAATTTCCTGGGCGATAATATCTTTCTCGAGCTTTAAGTCCGATTCATTAAAGGCAGCTTCAAGCAGCATGTCCGAAAAAAGTTGCAATAAATCTTCCGCCCGATCAGCGGGGACACTTCCCACAAGAGCAATGCTTTCTGTGTCAGTATATGCGTTAACATCGCCACCGAGTTCGTCCATCAACGCGGCGATTTGTTTATTCGTTCGTGATTTTGTGCGGCGAAAAAGCAAGTGTTCAAGCAGATGAGTAATGCCAAGTTCAGAATTTGTTTCATCGCCACTGCCTCCACGGACCACTATCGCCAGGGAGAGCGAGCGCGAACCGGGCACGTCTTCGCTAAGAATTGTTAGCCCATTGGGCAGGATGTGACGCAGGCGGTTAGTCATATATGTAGGATTATAATCCTTGCTCTTGCACTTGAACTTGAACTTATGCTTTTACCTTAATTTTAACACTATTCTTATTTAAGGTTAAGAGTAAGGCTAAGTTCAAGAGCAAGGGTAAATAATTTAGTAGGAAATAGAGAGCTATGATTGAGCCACGAGTCCTTAAGGGGTTTAGGGATTATTTGCCGAATGTCGAGATTTTACGTCGTCGCATGATGGCCGAC from bacterium harbors:
- a CDS encoding insulinase family protein, yielding MTNRLRHILPNGLTILSEDVPGSRSLSLAIVVRGGSGDETNSELGITHLLEHLLFRRTKSRTNKQIAALMDELGGDVNAYTDTESIALVGSVPADRAEDLLQLFSDMLLEAAFNESDLKLEKDIIAQEILEAQDDPIDVLTQEFSECFWLTGALAKPVFGTIKSVPKLSLKMTYKRIKAMLCGKRILIGAAGNINFDLTTKIAALFGSLPSGEAFELKIPKSVGSGQAIRMHPSSQCYLALGIKAPGLKHEDFIATNLLSMLLGEGSSSRLFQKVREDRGLAYSLFTFLDSYSTRSAFVISGTFNREEYGDALNLIAEELRLIREGDISEEEFSRARSCFRAQVLLASESLSTKLWRLIETEIIFGRYIELEEVLVKLDNVNLKHLIELSHQILKPKGWTAVTVGDVKGFKYPKALERLCS